In the genome of Methanofollis sp., one region contains:
- a CDS encoding hydrocarbon binding protein (contains V4R domain) has translation MVDITAEEMNKQFHAGAVFKAEDVPLSCSPNAKDLEPTLHGVMHMNGMIIKSLEEIAGRGANAVTYRAGKKFGHEVAQYFRKIDDIEEALRELSYILHGQYTFELWKPEDKESYVVTENGETFIYLVFHDCIVRQTLRRNGMDQGGPLCQTLYGYVVGAIEEITGKRAKLEIVHTGPNACLKKLILK, from the coding sequence ATGGTCGACATTACTGCGGAAGAGATGAACAAACAGTTTCATGCAGGTGCGGTCTTCAAGGCCGAGGACGTCCCCCTCTCCTGCTCGCCGAACGCGAAGGACCTTGAACCGACCCTTCACGGCGTCATGCATATGAACGGGATGATCATCAAGTCCCTCGAAGAGATCGCGGGCCGCGGTGCGAACGCCGTCACCTATCGCGCCGGCAAGAAGTTCGGCCATGAGGTGGCGCAGTACTTCAGAAAGATCGACGATATCGAGGAAGCCCTGCGTGAACTCTCGTACATCCTCCACGGCCAGTACACCTTCGAACTCTGGAAGCCCGAGGACAAGGAGAGTTATGTCGTCACCGAGAACGGGGAGACCTTCATCTACCTGGTCTTTCACGACTGCATCGTGCGGCAGACCCTCCGCCGCAACGGCATGGACCAGGGCGGCCCTCTCTGCCAGACGCTGTACGGGTATGTGGTCGGTGCGATCGAGGAGATCACCGGGAAACGGGCGAAACTGGAGATCGTCCACACCGGCCCGAATGCCTGCCTGAAAAAACTTATCCTGAAGTGA